A stretch of Kaistella flava (ex Peng et al. 2021) DNA encodes these proteins:
- a CDS encoding DUF4296 domain-containing protein, giving the protein MEIHDREVMRKITLVLFSFLMMACSQLIDQPKNLVPKDTMSELLADFAINEQLNMVVENTNLDNATRYTLQQKKIKGNDFVESYKYYTATGDIEKIIDNAQDIVLNKDPKAKIYIEKKLKENKNLPAFAR; this is encoded by the coding sequence ATGGAAATCCATGATCGGGAAGTTATGAGAAAAATAACATTGGTGCTTTTTTCATTTTTAATGATGGCTTGTTCGCAACTGATTGACCAACCAAAAAACCTTGTTCCGAAAGATACCATGTCAGAATTACTTGCAGACTTTGCAATAAATGAGCAACTGAACATGGTGGTAGAAAATACCAATTTAGATAATGCAACCCGATACACCCTTCAACAAAAAAAAATCAAAGGAAATGATTTTGTTGAAAGTTATAAATACTACACCGCCACCGGCGACATAGAAAAGATAATAGATAACGCACAGGATATTGTTTTAAACAAAGATCCAAAAGCAAAAATCTATATCGAGAAGAAATTAAAAGAAAACAAAAACTTACCTGCATTTGCAAGATAA
- a CDS encoding biotin--[acetyl-CoA-carboxylase] ligase, with product MMCLFYLKECSSTHDEIEKFISHDTLDLQAVCTFNQTKGKGQYGNSWESGNDLSLAYSVAVPDELIKLPNHLFNFHTAEVLTDFLAILTNHTPQIKWPNDIIINNKKVSGILIEKKIIKRRSYFLIGIGVNVLEENFKHLPKAGSLLTQTGIRFDLESLTESLHEYLVENLTKPTSEESVLKKLNERLFRKDLISVFQIGQSRQNGIIKKVDEDGFLWVELENDGLKKFFHKEIALLY from the coding sequence ATGATGTGCTTGTTCTATCTCAAAGAATGTTCTTCAACCCATGATGAGATTGAGAAATTTATATCTCATGACACTCTTGATCTGCAAGCTGTTTGCACTTTTAATCAAACTAAAGGCAAAGGCCAGTATGGAAATTCCTGGGAATCTGGTAACGATTTAAGCTTGGCTTATTCAGTCGCAGTCCCTGATGAACTCATTAAATTACCCAATCATTTATTCAATTTTCATACCGCTGAAGTATTGACTGATTTTCTTGCCATTCTGACAAATCATACGCCTCAAATTAAGTGGCCAAATGATATTATCATTAATAATAAAAAAGTTTCTGGGATTTTAATTGAAAAGAAAATTATTAAAAGAAGATCGTATTTCCTTATCGGTATTGGGGTAAATGTTTTAGAAGAAAATTTCAAGCATCTCCCAAAAGCAGGCTCATTACTTACTCAAACCGGAATTAGATTCGATCTTGAAAGTTTGACAGAATCATTACATGAGTATTTGGTCGAAAATTTAACGAAACCAACTTCTGAAGAATCGGTATTGAAAAAGTTGAATGAACGGTTGTTCCGAAAGGATTTAATCTCTGTTTTTCAAATCGGTCAATCAAGACAAAATGGCATTATTAAAAAAGTAGATGAAGACGGATTTCTTTGGGTTGAATTAGAAAACGATGGATTAAAGAAATTCTTCCATAAAGAGATTGCGCTTCTTTATTGA
- the tgt gene encoding tRNA guanosine(34) transglycosylase Tgt: MKSPFFEINKSTTGKARAGTITTDHGTIETPIFMPVGTVASVKTVHQRELKDDIKAQIILGNTYHLNLRPKMDIMQQAGGLHKFMNWDLPILTDSGGYQVFSLSKSRKLNEKGVKFKSHIDGSTHFISPEISMDIQRKIGADIFMAFDECVAYPAEYNQVKKSMDLTHRWLKRCIKWNAENPELYGHKQAFFPIVQGSCYADLRIKSAEFISEQNAVGNAIGGLSVGEPEEEMYRITDIVTDILPVEKPRYLMGVGTPWNILESIGLGIDMMDCVMPTRNARNAMLFTWQGVMNMKNKKWESDFSPLDEFGTSYVDSDYSKAYVRHLFVAKEYLGKQIASIHNLAFYLDLVRVARQHIVAGDFYEWKQSIDPILRQRL; encoded by the coding sequence ATGAAGTCCCCATTTTTCGAAATCAATAAAAGCACAACCGGAAAAGCTAGAGCCGGAACAATTACAACAGATCACGGCACCATTGAAACACCGATTTTCATGCCCGTGGGAACAGTTGCTTCTGTAAAAACCGTTCATCAAAGAGAACTAAAAGATGATATCAAAGCGCAGATTATTTTAGGAAATACCTATCACTTAAATCTTCGCCCAAAAATGGATATCATGCAGCAAGCTGGAGGTCTTCATAAATTCATGAACTGGGATTTACCAATTCTTACCGATTCTGGTGGTTACCAAGTGTTCTCTTTGTCAAAATCGAGAAAATTAAATGAGAAAGGCGTAAAATTCAAATCTCATATTGACGGAAGTACTCATTTTATTTCACCTGAAATTTCGATGGATATCCAAAGAAAGATTGGTGCAGATATCTTCATGGCTTTTGATGAATGTGTTGCTTATCCCGCAGAATATAACCAGGTTAAAAAATCAATGGATCTTACGCATCGCTGGTTAAAACGATGTATAAAATGGAATGCAGAAAACCCGGAATTATACGGTCATAAGCAAGCGTTTTTCCCCATCGTTCAAGGATCTTGTTATGCTGATTTAAGAATAAAATCTGCAGAATTTATCTCAGAACAAAACGCAGTAGGAAATGCAATTGGTGGACTTTCTGTAGGAGAACCAGAAGAGGAAATGTACAGAATCACAGATATCGTAACTGATATTTTGCCAGTCGAAAAACCAAGATATTTAATGGGTGTTGGTACTCCGTGGAATATTTTAGAATCTATCGGTTTAGGAATCGACATGATGGATTGTGTAATGCCAACCAGAAATGCCAGAAATGCTATGTTATTTACTTGGCAAGGCGTGATGAATATGAAGAATAAGAAGTGGGAAAGTGATTTTTCTCCTTTAGATGAATTCGGAACGAGTTATGTAGATTCAGATTATTCGAAAGCATATGTTCGTCATTTATTTGTGGCCAAAGAATATTTAGGAAAACAAATTGCATCTATTCATAATTTAGCTTTCTACTTGGATCTAGTTAGAGTTGCAAGACAACATATTGTCGCTGGCGATTTCTACGAATGGAAACAATCAATCGACCCAATTCTTAGACAAAGACTTTAA
- the ftsH gene encoding ATP-dependent zinc metalloprotease FtsH, with product MNNNKGFNWFFPIAIVAILLFFFSNMNGDSSANSLDEEGFYALMAEGKVQNVLIYKDTEKADVFLTPAAKKALDSKQVAKERSPFSAFDFSPKPDYTISFGDLQLFLEKFDKIKQDNPAIVTKKDYGVGKNPMTELLFTAVFWIAIMALFYFVIFRKMMGGGGGGGGGQIFSIGKSKAKLFDEKDKVQVSFKDVAGLEGAKEEVQEVVDFLKNSEKYTKLGGKIPKGVLLVGPPGTGKTLLAKAVAGEAKVPFFSLSGSDFVEMFVGVGASRVRDLFAQAKAKSPAIIFIDEIDAIGRARGKGNMTGGNDERENTLNQLLTEMDGFGTDTNVIIMAATNRADILDKALMRAGRFDRSIYVDLPELHERREIFDVHLAKIKMEPNIDREFLAKQTPGFSGADIANLCNEAALIAARNSHESVTKQDFLDAVDRIIGGLEKKNKAIKPSEKRRVAYHEAGHATISWLVEHAAPLLKVTIVPRGRSLGAAWYLPEERQLTTTEQMYDELCATLGGRAAEQTIFGNISTGALSDLERVTKQAQAMVTIYGLNDKIGNISYYDSTGQSEYSFGKPYSENTAKMIDEEISKIIETQYARALQILADNKDKLDALAAKLLEKEVIFREDLEEVFGERAWDPELTEHPVSNTHKAKTPVEDAEILGPESNSQL from the coding sequence ATGAATAACAATAAAGGATTTAACTGGTTTTTCCCAATTGCGATTGTGGCCATTTTACTCTTTTTCTTTTCGAATATGAATGGGGATTCCTCAGCGAATTCATTAGACGAAGAAGGGTTCTATGCCTTAATGGCAGAGGGTAAAGTTCAGAATGTACTGATTTATAAAGATACCGAAAAGGCAGATGTTTTTCTTACACCGGCTGCTAAAAAAGCATTAGATAGTAAGCAGGTTGCAAAAGAAAGAAGCCCTTTTTCAGCATTTGACTTTTCTCCAAAACCCGATTACACAATCAGTTTCGGAGACCTACAGCTTTTCTTGGAAAAATTCGATAAAATCAAACAGGATAACCCAGCCATCGTAACTAAAAAAGATTACGGAGTTGGTAAAAATCCAATGACGGAGTTATTATTTACCGCGGTTTTCTGGATCGCAATCATGGCACTCTTCTATTTTGTGATTTTCCGCAAAATGATGGGCGGCGGTGGCGGCGGAGGCGGTGGCCAAATCTTCTCTATCGGTAAATCAAAAGCAAAACTGTTTGACGAAAAAGATAAAGTTCAAGTTTCATTTAAAGATGTTGCAGGACTGGAAGGTGCAAAAGAAGAAGTTCAGGAAGTGGTAGACTTTTTAAAGAACTCTGAAAAATACACCAAACTGGGAGGTAAAATTCCGAAAGGAGTATTATTAGTTGGTCCTCCGGGAACAGGTAAAACCCTTTTAGCAAAAGCAGTTGCAGGTGAGGCGAAAGTTCCTTTCTTCTCGCTGTCAGGTTCTGACTTTGTCGAAATGTTTGTAGGAGTTGGAGCTTCCCGAGTAAGAGACTTATTTGCTCAGGCGAAAGCGAAATCACCGGCGATTATTTTCATTGATGAAATTGATGCTATCGGTAGAGCCAGAGGAAAAGGAAACATGACGGGAGGAAATGATGAAAGAGAAAACACTCTGAATCAATTACTGACAGAAATGGATGGTTTTGGAACCGACACGAATGTGATCATTATGGCGGCAACCAACAGAGCAGATATTTTAGATAAAGCCTTAATGAGAGCTGGTCGATTTGACCGTTCGATTTATGTTGACTTACCAGAGTTGCATGAAAGAAGAGAAATCTTCGATGTGCATTTGGCTAAAATTAAAATGGAACCGAATATTGATCGAGAATTCTTGGCAAAACAAACTCCAGGATTTAGTGGTGCAGATATCGCAAACCTTTGTAATGAGGCCGCTTTAATTGCAGCAAGAAATTCTCATGAATCGGTAACGAAACAAGATTTCTTAGATGCTGTTGATAGAATTATCGGTGGTCTTGAAAAGAAAAATAAAGCAATTAAGCCTTCAGAAAAAAGAAGAGTTGCTTATCACGAAGCAGGACACGCAACTATTTCTTGGTTGGTAGAACATGCAGCACCGTTATTAAAGGTGACTATCGTTCCGAGAGGACGTTCATTAGGTGCAGCGTGGTATCTTCCGGAAGAAAGACAGTTGACGACTACTGAGCAGATGTATGACGAGCTTTGTGCGACCTTAGGTGGTAGAGCTGCTGAGCAAACCATCTTCGGAAACATTTCAACTGGCGCGCTTTCAGATTTAGAAAGAGTAACCAAACAAGCGCAAGCAATGGTTACCATTTACGGACTAAACGATAAAATCGGTAATATATCTTACTACGACAGTACAGGACAATCTGAATATAGCTTTGGAAAACCGTATTCTGAGAATACTGCAAAAATGATTGACGAAGAAATTTCGAAAATTATTGAAACGCAATATGCCAGAGCTTTGCAGATTTTAGCTGATAATAAAGATAAATTAGATGCACTTGCTGCGAAACTTTTAGAAAAAGAAGTCATCTTTAGAGAAGACTTGGAAGAAGTTTTCGGTGAAAGAGCTTGGGATCCTGAATTAACAGAACATCCTGTTTCTAATACTCATAAAGCGAAAACTCCGGTTGAAGATGCAGAAATCTTAGGACCCGAATCTAATTCACAACTTTAA
- a CDS encoding S9 family peptidase — MTPPKAKKIEKVLEIHGDQRNDPYFWLNERENPEVIQYLEEENSYAESVMKETEDFQQLLFDEMKARYKKDDESLPYFFNEYWYIVRFVDGKEHPLFTRKFQTLENEEELLLDVNVLAEGQKFFEVGSVAVSPNNKLMSYSSDNMGRRIYNINFQNLETGEILQDQIPNTTGKAVWANDNEHVFYIRKDDSLRAFQVFLHQLGTDSSQDVLIFHEEDETFDVNVFKTKSLKYIFISSSSTISDEQRFIPADDVMADWKIIQPRIDDLEYSVEHFEDEFYIISNADDATNFKISKTKVANPGLENWIEVIPHREDVLLEGFEIFQNYLVLEERMEGLLQIKIIDTKNNTFHYLPFSDPTYTAYIGLNLEFDTEKLRFGYTSLTQPSSTFEYDMKERTTKLLKQQEVLGGDFVPENYISERIWATARDGKKIPISLVYHKNTVKSAETPLLIYGYGSYGHTIDASFSNVRLSLLNRGFIYAIAHVRGGEYMGREWYEDGKMLFKKNTFFDFIDAAKYLVKENYTSEKHLYAMGGSAGGLLMGAIINYEPELFNAIVAQVPFVDLVTTMLDETIPLTTGEFDEWGNPKDKEYYDYIKSYSPYDNIEAKNYPHILITTGLHDSQVQYWEPAKWTAKLRELKTDTNILIFKTDMSSGHGGASGRFESLKEDSLEYAFLMKLENKIDGK, encoded by the coding sequence ATCACTCCGCCAAAAGCGAAAAAAATAGAGAAAGTTCTGGAAATCCACGGTGATCAAAGAAACGATCCTTATTTTTGGTTGAACGAAAGAGAGAATCCTGAAGTTATACAATACCTGGAAGAAGAAAATTCTTACGCTGAATCGGTAATGAAAGAGACCGAAGATTTTCAGCAACTTCTTTTTGATGAAATGAAAGCCCGATATAAAAAAGATGATGAGTCACTTCCTTATTTTTTTAATGAATATTGGTATATCGTTCGGTTCGTAGACGGAAAGGAGCATCCTTTGTTTACACGAAAATTTCAGACTTTAGAAAATGAAGAAGAACTTTTATTAGATGTAAATGTTTTAGCAGAAGGTCAAAAATTTTTCGAAGTTGGAAGTGTTGCTGTTTCTCCGAATAATAAATTGATGAGTTATTCGTCCGATAATATGGGACGAAGAATTTATAATATAAATTTTCAGAATTTAGAAACTGGCGAAATTTTACAAGATCAAATTCCAAATACGACTGGAAAAGCAGTGTGGGCAAATGATAATGAGCATGTTTTCTACATCAGAAAAGATGACAGTTTGCGAGCGTTTCAGGTTTTTCTTCATCAATTGGGAACGGATTCTTCGCAAGATGTTTTAATTTTTCATGAAGAAGATGAAACTTTTGATGTGAATGTTTTTAAAACCAAATCTTTAAAATATATTTTTATTTCAAGTTCGAGTACGATTTCTGACGAGCAGAGATTTATTCCTGCAGATGATGTTATGGCAGACTGGAAAATAATTCAGCCAAGAATTGATGATTTAGAATATTCGGTTGAGCATTTTGAAGATGAATTTTATATCATTTCAAATGCTGATGATGCTACCAACTTTAAAATTTCGAAAACTAAAGTGGCCAATCCAGGACTAGAAAATTGGATTGAAGTAATTCCACATCGGGAAGACGTTTTGTTGGAAGGTTTTGAGATTTTCCAAAACTATCTGGTTCTTGAAGAAAGAATGGAAGGTCTTTTACAAATCAAAATCATTGATACGAAAAACAACACTTTCCATTATTTACCTTTTTCAGATCCGACTTATACGGCTTATATTGGGTTGAATTTAGAATTCGACACCGAAAAATTGCGTTTCGGATATACTTCTTTAACGCAGCCAAGTTCGACTTTCGAATATGATATGAAAGAAAGAACGACCAAATTGTTGAAACAACAGGAAGTCTTAGGTGGAGATTTTGTTCCGGAAAATTATATTTCAGAAAGAATTTGGGCAACTGCCAGAGACGGAAAAAAAATTCCGATTTCTTTGGTTTATCATAAAAATACCGTGAAATCTGCAGAAACTCCTTTATTGATTTATGGTTACGGAAGTTATGGACATACCATCGATGCGAGTTTTTCGAATGTTCGACTATCTCTTTTAAATCGTGGTTTTATCTACGCAATTGCACACGTTCGAGGTGGAGAATATATGGGAAGAGAGTGGTATGAAGATGGAAAAATGCTCTTCAAGAAAAACACGTTCTTTGATTTCATCGATGCTGCTAAGTATTTAGTAAAAGAAAATTATACTTCTGAAAAACATCTTTATGCGATGGGCGGAAGTGCCGGCGGACTTTTGATGGGAGCGATCATTAATTATGAACCGGAATTATTCAATGCAATTGTGGCGCAAGTTCCTTTTGTTGATTTGGTAACGACGATGTTAGACGAAACGATTCCTTTAACAACGGGAGAATTTGATGAATGGGGAAATCCGAAAGACAAAGAATATTACGATTATATAAAATCATATTCTCCTTATGATAATATAGAAGCGAAAAATTACCCGCATATTTTGATTACAACAGGTTTGCACGATTCTCAAGTTCAATATTGGGAACCTGCAAAATGGACGGCAAAACTTCGGGAATTGAAAACCGATACTAATATTTTGATTTTCAAAACCGATATGAGTTCCGGTCACGGCGGTGCCAGCGGAAGATTTGAATCTTTAAAAGAAGATTCTTTGGAATATGCATTTTTAATGAAATTAGAAAATAAGATAGATGGAAAATAA
- a CDS encoding polyprenol monophosphomannose synthase: protein MKKLVIIPTYNEKENIENIIATVFALKENFHVLIVDDSSPDGTAEIVKKLQTIYPDHLHLIIRKIKDGLGKAYIHGFKWALQNNYDYIFEMDADFSHNPADLNKLFQACLKADMSIGSRYSKGVNVVNWPMGRVLLSYFASKYVRMILGIPIHDTTAGFVCFSRKVLEEIGLDKIKLKGYGFQIEMKFRAIKKGFKVVEVPIIFTNRELGVSKMNGGIIHEAVFGVLNLKWKSMIGKL, encoded by the coding sequence ATGAAAAAACTCGTCATCATTCCAACTTATAATGAGAAGGAAAATATTGAAAACATAATCGCTACAGTTTTTGCGCTGAAGGAGAATTTTCATGTTTTGATTGTTGATGATTCATCGCCCGACGGAACGGCAGAAATTGTAAAAAAACTGCAGACAATTTACCCTGATCATCTTCATTTAATTATCAGAAAAATAAAAGATGGTTTAGGAAAAGCTTATATCCATGGATTCAAATGGGCTCTGCAAAATAACTACGATTATATTTTTGAAATGGATGCTGATTTCTCACATAATCCAGCTGATCTCAATAAATTATTTCAAGCATGCTTAAAAGCAGATATGAGTATTGGTTCCCGATATTCAAAAGGAGTAAATGTGGTTAACTGGCCAATGGGAAGAGTTCTTCTTTCTTACTTCGCTTCTAAATATGTGCGCATGATTTTGGGAATTCCAATTCATGATACGACTGCGGGATTCGTTTGTTTCTCCAGAAAAGTCTTGGAAGAAATTGGTTTAGACAAAATTAAATTAAAAGGATACGGTTTTCAGATTGAAATGAAATTCCGTGCGATTAAAAAAGGATTTAAAGTTGTAGAAGTTCCTATTATCTTCACCAACAGAGAATTAGGAGTAAGCAAAATGAATGGCGGAATTATTCACGAAGCTGTTTTTGGAGTTTTAAATTTAAAATGGAAATCCATGATCGGGAAGTTATGA
- the rsfS gene encoding ribosome silencing factor, which produces MNKITEKQLLIDKIVEAIQDTKGEDIMIFDLSTIENSAAQTFVICTGNSNTQVSAISGNIQKKVRNDLQDRPWHVEGSENSLWVLLDYVSVVVHVFQRETREYYDIEELWGDAKITKIEN; this is translated from the coding sequence ATGAACAAAATCACAGAAAAGCAACTACTAATCGACAAAATTGTAGAGGCAATACAAGATACCAAGGGAGAAGACATCATGATCTTCGACTTATCGACCATCGAAAATTCGGCAGCGCAAACATTCGTAATCTGCACCGGAAACTCTAACACCCAAGTTTCGGCTATTTCCGGAAACATCCAAAAAAAGGTTAGAAATGATTTACAAGACCGTCCATGGCATGTGGAAGGGAGTGAAAACTCACTTTGGGTTCTGTTGGATTATGTATCCGTAGTGGTGCACGTTTTCCAGAGAGAAACCAGAGAATACTATGATATTGAGGAGCTTTGGGGAGATGCAAAGATCACCAAAATCGAAAATTAA
- a CDS encoding LptF/LptG family permease, translating into MKIIDLYIIKKYLGTFGFMLGLLTIIILVIDVQAKAPRIESNGFTVTEFLIDFYPYWIVNLVITFMSILVFISVIFFTSKIANNTEIVAIISSGASFHRFARPYFITSGVIAIAALLINHFLLPLANIKKNELEPYTYSAKNREEFTGNAEVATQLSKTEYIFIKSYNKKEKRGSGFFYQKFDKDRKLIYQLNAADFYWDKDKKLFLMTNYLEKSFLKNDTEKLAQGNTMSKNFGQSPEELFPDVLLGQNKTTPELIKFINREKEKGNANLNNYLNELYQRTSMPFSVIILTVLGLALSSEKKRGGLGMNLAIGISLAFVFVFSFEVLKVVSANKTISPLLAMWIPNFIFGPLALYLYFKRANQ; encoded by the coding sequence ATGAAAATAATTGACCTCTATATCATCAAAAAATACCTCGGAACTTTTGGGTTCATGTTAGGGTTATTAACGATTATTATTTTGGTCATCGATGTCCAGGCAAAAGCTCCAAGAATTGAATCAAACGGCTTTACCGTAACTGAATTTTTGATTGATTTCTATCCGTATTGGATTGTAAATCTGGTTATTACCTTCATGTCGATTTTGGTTTTTATCTCGGTTATTTTCTTTACTTCAAAAATCGCCAACAATACTGAGATTGTTGCCATCATAAGTTCTGGAGCTAGTTTCCATCGATTTGCCAGACCTTATTTTATAACGTCTGGAGTGATTGCGATTGCCGCTTTATTGATCAATCACTTTTTATTACCGCTGGCAAACATTAAGAAGAACGAATTAGAACCTTATACTTATAGTGCAAAAAACCGGGAAGAATTCACTGGAAATGCTGAAGTTGCGACTCAACTTTCAAAGACCGAGTACATCTTTATTAAAAGTTATAATAAAAAAGAGAAGCGTGGTTCGGGCTTTTTCTACCAGAAATTTGATAAAGACAGAAAGTTGATTTATCAATTAAATGCTGCAGATTTCTATTGGGATAAGGATAAAAAGTTATTCTTAATGACTAATTATTTAGAAAAGTCATTCCTTAAAAATGACACCGAAAAATTAGCTCAAGGAAACACGATGTCTAAAAATTTCGGTCAATCTCCGGAGGAACTTTTTCCTGATGTTTTATTAGGTCAAAATAAAACTACGCCTGAACTTATTAAATTCATCAACCGGGAAAAAGAAAAAGGAAACGCAAATCTCAATAACTATTTGAATGAGCTTTATCAGAGAACCTCAATGCCATTTTCGGTAATTATCTTGACGGTTTTAGGACTTGCTCTTTCATCTGAAAAAAAACGGGGTGGTTTAGGAATGAACCTCGCAATTGGGATTTCACTGGCTTTTGTCTTTGTATTTTCATTTGAAGTTTTAAAGGTTGTTTCCGCCAATAAAACAATATCACCACTTCTCGCAATGTGGATTCCTAACTTTATTTTTGGCCCACTTGCCTTGTATCTTTATTTTAAAAGAGCCAATCAATAA
- a CDS encoding SRPBCC domain-containing protein produces the protein MKTEIIFNKDDNSASLYIMKIFHTTVDEVWNHFTKADLLDQWWAPEPWKCQTLKMDFAPEGVWNYAMVGPENEKSFSGVRFHEINFHRSFDYSAFFTDENGSMRNEFPASNWLLGFTGVEEGTKLTVNIHFKTTEDMRALLEMGFEGGFKMGLNQLEELLNKKD, from the coding sequence ATGAAAACTGAAATAATTTTTAATAAAGATGACAATTCGGCCTCTCTTTATATCATGAAGATTTTCCATACTACCGTTGATGAAGTCTGGAATCACTTTACAAAGGCAGATTTACTCGATCAATGGTGGGCTCCAGAACCTTGGAAATGCCAAACTTTAAAAATGGATTTTGCGCCGGAAGGAGTTTGGAATTACGCGATGGTTGGTCCGGAAAACGAAAAAAGTTTCAGCGGAGTTCGTTTTCATGAAATCAATTTTCATCGCAGTTTCGACTACTCTGCCTTTTTTACAGATGAAAACGGAAGTATGCGTAATGAATTTCCAGCCAGCAATTGGCTACTTGGTTTTACGGGAGTTGAAGAAGGCACGAAATTAACGGTCAATATTCACTTCAAAACAACAGAAGATATGAGAGCTCTTTTAGAAATGGGCTTTGAAGGAGGTTTTAAAATGGGACTTAATCAACTGGAAGAACTATTAAACAAAAAAGACTGA
- a CDS encoding DUF4271 domain-containing protein: MVRIVQQNDWVVFIIVGCILLYVFMLLYLHRDSSVRVFLMQKFADSSNNFLSWLIISVVFTLLMATLISQSIPIVPKQITDIHFFGYELNKFGYTLISLIIFYSLKSMLSYIFYAGTGNMKRWTLFQFTASKFYFTVSFVLMALCIYQYFYDITDLQLFDYYFVGLLGVFVFKVLFYLLSPNQILPDKWYYKFLYICTLQFAPVLVLWRVLYL, from the coding sequence TTGGTTAGAATCGTGCAACAAAACGATTGGGTGGTATTTATCATCGTCGGTTGTATTTTACTTTATGTGTTCATGCTTTTATATCTTCATCGCGATTCTTCGGTGAGGGTTTTTTTGATGCAGAAATTCGCAGACTCTTCTAATAATTTTTTGAGTTGGTTGATTATCAGTGTCGTTTTTACGCTTTTAATGGCAACGCTTATTTCGCAGTCGATCCCAATTGTTCCAAAACAAATAACCGACATTCATTTCTTCGGATATGAGCTCAATAAATTTGGATATACCTTGATTTCACTAATTATATTTTATAGCCTTAAAAGTATGTTGTCCTATATTTTTTATGCTGGGACAGGAAATATGAAAAGGTGGACTCTTTTTCAATTCACCGCATCGAAGTTTTATTTTACAGTTTCATTTGTGTTAATGGCTTTGTGTATTTATCAATATTTTTACGATATAACTGATTTACAGTTATTTGATTATTATTTCGTTGGTTTACTTGGTGTTTTTGTGTTTAAAGTTTTATTTTATTTGCTCTCACCCAACCAGATATTACCTGACAAGTGGTATTATAAATTTTTGTATATTTGCACCCTTCAATTTGCACCTGTTTTGGTGCTATGGAGAGTATTATATCTTTAA
- a CDS encoding uroporphyrinogen-III synthase, which translates to MKIKSILVSQPAPNESSPYLEIARKEKIRIDFKPFIHVEGVDAKELRTQKIDLSQFTGIIFTSKNAIDHYFRLAEEMRFAVPDSMRYICQSEAIANYLQKHIVYRKRKIAFGERTFADLIPLFKKFPSEKYILPASDIIGSDIQNVLDSSGIDWTKATMYKTVSSDLSEINIADYDMLVFFTRQGIKSLHENFKDFEQGKVKVAVFGLTTEQAAKDAGLRVDVMAPSKETPSMTMAIEKYIRGLEK; encoded by the coding sequence ATGAAAATTAAATCTATACTGGTTTCACAGCCCGCGCCTAATGAGTCTTCTCCTTATTTGGAAATTGCAAGAAAGGAAAAAATCCGAATAGATTTTAAGCCTTTTATTCATGTAGAAGGAGTTGATGCGAAAGAGCTTAGAACGCAGAAAATTGATTTGTCGCAATTTACCGGTATTATTTTTACCAGTAAAAATGCGATTGATCATTATTTCCGTTTGGCAGAAGAAATGCGTTTCGCAGTGCCAGATTCTATGCGTTACATTTGCCAATCAGAAGCGATTGCGAATTATTTACAAAAACATATTGTTTACAGAAAAAGAAAGATTGCTTTCGGTGAAAGAACTTTTGCTGATTTGATTCCGCTTTTCAAAAAGTTCCCATCCGAGAAATATATTTTACCGGCATCTGATATTATTGGTTCTGATATCCAAAATGTTTTAGATTCTTCTGGAATTGACTGGACGAAAGCCACCATGTATAAAACGGTAAGTAGTGATCTAAGTGAAATTAACATTGCTGATTATGATATGTTGGTTTTCTTTACAAGACAGGGAATTAAATCGTTGCATGAAAACTTTAAAGACTTTGAACAAGGCAAAGTTAAAGTTGCTGTTTTCGGTTTAACTACTGAGCAAGCAGCTAAGGATGCTGGGTTGAGAGTTGATGTAATGGCTCCGAGCAAAGAAACGCCATCAATGACTATGGCAATTGAAAAATACATAAGAGGGCTGGAGAAATAA